The following proteins come from a genomic window of Meleagris gallopavo isolate NT-WF06-2002-E0010 breed Aviagen turkey brand Nicholas breeding stock chromosome Z, Turkey_5.1, whole genome shotgun sequence:
- the LOC100540047 gene encoding chromodomain-helicase-DNA-binding protein 1-like gives LQDFCFLLSTRAGGLGINLASADTVVIFDSDWNPQNDLQAQARAHRIGQKKQVNIYRLVTKGSVEEDILERAKKKMVLDHLVIQRMDTTGKTVLHTGSTPSSSTPFNKEELSAILKFGAEELFKEPEGEEQEPQEMDIDEILKRAETRENEPGPLTVGDELLSQFKVANFSNMDEDDIELEPERNSRNWEEIIPESQRRRIEEEERQKELEEIYMLPRMRNCAKQISFNGSEGRRSRSRRYSGSDSDSITERKRPKKRGRPRTIPRENIKGFSDAEIRRFIKSYKKFGGPLERLDAVARDAELVDKSETDLRRLGELVHNGCIKALKDNSSGQERAGGRLGKVKGPTFRISGVQVNAKLVISHEEELAPLHKSIPSDPEERKRYVIPCHTKAAHFDIDWGKEDDSNLLVGIYEYGYGSWEMIKMDPDLSLTQKILPDDPDKKPQAKQLQTRADYLIKLLNKDLARKEAQRLAGAGNSKRRKTRSKKNKIKASKIKEEIKSDSSPQPSEKSDEDDDEEDNKDEIVSVKHLHKKIKTEKENEEKPEPDIGIKKEAEEKRETKEKENKRDLKREKKEKRIRKN, from the exons ttgcaggatttctgctttttactgTCTACCAGAGCTGGAGGATTAGGTATTAACTTGGCATCTGCTGACACTGTAGTTATATTTGATTCTGACTGGAATCCACAGAACGATCTGCAGGCACAGGCGAGAGCTCATAGAATTGGACAGAAGAAACAG GTTAATATTTATCGGCTAGTAACAAAAGGATCAGTAGAAGAAGATATTCTTGAAAGAGCCAAGAAAAAGATGGTGCTAGACCATTTAGTAATTCAGAGAATGGACACAACAGGAAAAACTGTTCTGCATACAGGTTCTACTCCATCAAG ctCTACACCTTTTAATAAAGAAGAGTTATCAGCAATTTTGAAGTTTGGTGCCGAGGAACTTTTTAAAGAACCTGAAGGAGAAGAACAGGAGCCCCAG gAAATGGATATAGACGAAATCTTGAAGAGAGCTGAAACTCGGGAAAATGAGCCAGGTCCATTGACTGTAGGGGATGAGTTGCTTTCACAGTTCAAG GTGGCGAACTTTTCCAATATGGATGAAGATGATATTGAGTTGGAACCAGAAAGAAATTCAAGAAATTGGGAAGAAATTATCCCAGAATCCCAGCGGAGAAGAatagaggaggaggaaagacaaaaagagcTTGAAGAAATATACATGCTCCCGAGGATGAGAAACTGCGCAAAACAG ATCAGCTTTAATGGAAGTGAAGGAAGACGTAGTAGGAGCAGAAGATACTCTGGATCTGATAGTGACTccatcacagaaagaaaacgGCCAAAAAAGCGTGGGAGACCTCGAACTATTCCTCGAGAAAATATTAAAGGATTTAGTGATGCAGAGATCAGACG aTTTATCAAGAGTTACAAGAAATTTGGTGGCCCTCTGGAAAG gTTAGATGCTGTAGCTAGAGATGCTGAGCTAGTTGATAAATCTGAGACAGACCTTAGACGTTTGGGTGAGCTTGTACACAATGGATGCATTAAGGCTTTAAAGGACAATTCATCTGGACAAGAAAGAGCAG GAGGTAGACTTGGGAAGGTTAAAGGCCCAACGTTTCGAATCTCAGGAGTGCAGGTGAATGCAAAACTCGTCATCTCTCATGAGGAAGAGCTGGCACCACTGCACAAATCCATTCCTTCAGatccagaagaaagaaaaag ATATGTCATCCCATGCCACACCAAGGCTGCTCACTTTGATATAGATTGGGGTAAAGAAGATGATTCCAATCTGTTAGTAGGCATTTATGAATATGGCTATGGCAGCTGGGAAATGATAAAAATGGATCCAGATCTCAGCTTAACACAGAAG ATTTTACCTGATGATCCAGACAAGAAACCCCAGGCAAAGCAGCTACAGACCCGTGCAGACTACCTCATTAAATTACTGAATAAAGACCTTGCAAGAAAGGAAGCACAAAGGCTTGCTGGTGCA GGCAATTCCAAGAGAAGGAAGACAAGAAGTAAGAAGAATAAGATAAaggcttcaaaaataaaagaagaaataaaaagtgattCTTCACCACAACCCTCAGAAAAATctgatgaagatgatgatgagGAGGATAACAAG GATGAGATTGTTTCAGTGAAACAtctacataaaaaaataaaaacagaaaaagaaaatgaagaaaagcctgAGCCAGATATTGGTATAAAGaaggaagctgaagaaaaaagagagacaaaagagaaggaaaataaaagggatttgaaaagggagaaaaaagaaaagaggataagaaagaattaa